A DNA window from Rhizobium jaguaris contains the following coding sequences:
- a CDS encoding DUF2059 domain-containing protein, giving the protein MIKIAGLGRFAAATIVLSGIALGSASAQEVSEEQIKAARAAINALGVTNQFDNILPNLSEQLKSTMIQANPNFGDAINSSVDATALALAPRRADLEREAAVTYSKAFTTDELNAITAFFTSPTGKKFLQDNPVALRELYKAADIWGQGISRDLANQSSDALQKVVKAPIAPPPTDATNNAQPAPAPAAPAQKPAKK; this is encoded by the coding sequence ATGATCAAAATAGCGGGTCTTGGCCGTTTTGCCGCTGCGACCATCGTTCTTTCAGGCATCGCGCTCGGTTCCGCCAGCGCTCAAGAAGTCTCGGAAGAGCAGATCAAGGCCGCGCGGGCGGCGATCAACGCGCTTGGCGTCACGAACCAGTTCGATAACATCCTGCCGAATCTCTCCGAACAGTTGAAGAGCACGATGATCCAGGCCAATCCGAACTTCGGTGACGCTATCAATTCGTCCGTCGACGCAACCGCACTTGCTCTAGCGCCGCGCCGGGCCGACCTGGAGCGTGAAGCTGCAGTAACATATTCAAAGGCGTTTACGACTGACGAGCTCAACGCCATTACCGCATTCTTTACCTCGCCAACCGGCAAGAAATTCTTGCAGGATAATCCTGTTGCTTTGCGCGAGCTTTACAAAGCGGCCGACATCTGGGGCCAGGGCATCTCGCGCGATCTTGCCAACCAAAGCAGCGACGCGCTGCAGAAGGTGGTGAAGGCCCCGATCGCTCCCCCGCCGACGGACGCCACCAACAACGCTCAGCCGGCACCGGCACCGGCCGCGCCGGCACAGAAACCGGCAAAGAAGTAA
- the gor gene encoding glutathione-disulfide reductase: protein MPSFDFDLFVIGGGSGGVRSARVAASLGKKVGIAEEYRYGGTCVIRGCVPKKLFVYASQYSEHFEDAAGFGWTVGESTFDWKKLIEAKDKEIARLEGLYRKGLDNAKAEIFDTRAELLDAHTIRLLKTGRTVTAETIVVATGGTPNLHPALPGHELCISSNEAFHLEELPRSILIAGGGYIAVEFANIFHGLGVETTLIYRGAEILSRFDQDLRKGLHEAMEAKGIRILCHDIIESVTKTENGLSVLTKNDKRLVVDTVMLALGRTPNTKNIGLEAAGVAVNELGAIVVDEYSRTSVPNIYALGDVTDRVQLTPVAIHEAMCFIETVYKNNPTRPDHELIPTAVFSQPEIGTVGLTEEDAAKRYPELEVYRAQFRPMKATLSGRNEKMIMKLIVNAADRKVIGAHILGHDAGEMAQLLGIPVKAGCTKEDFDRTMAVHPTASEELVTMYTPSYRIRNGERV from the coding sequence ATGCCTTCCTTTGATTTCGATCTTTTCGTCATTGGCGGCGGTTCGGGGGGCGTGCGCAGCGCGCGCGTCGCTGCATCGCTCGGCAAGAAGGTCGGCATCGCCGAGGAGTATCGTTATGGCGGCACCTGCGTCATCCGCGGCTGTGTTCCGAAGAAGCTCTTCGTCTATGCCTCGCAATACAGCGAGCATTTTGAGGATGCAGCCGGCTTCGGCTGGACGGTCGGCGAAAGCACATTCGACTGGAAGAAGCTGATCGAGGCGAAGGACAAAGAAATCGCACGCCTGGAAGGGCTCTATCGCAAGGGGCTCGACAACGCCAAGGCCGAAATCTTCGACACACGCGCCGAGCTGCTCGATGCTCATACGATCCGCCTGTTGAAGACCGGCAGAACAGTGACCGCCGAAACGATCGTCGTGGCCACCGGCGGTACGCCGAACCTGCATCCGGCGCTGCCTGGCCACGAGCTTTGCATTTCTTCCAACGAAGCGTTCCATCTGGAAGAACTGCCAAGATCGATCCTGATTGCGGGCGGCGGCTATATTGCCGTGGAATTCGCCAACATCTTCCACGGCCTCGGTGTCGAGACGACGTTGATCTATCGTGGTGCCGAGATCCTGTCGCGCTTCGACCAGGACTTGCGCAAGGGCCTGCATGAGGCAATGGAGGCCAAAGGCATCCGCATCCTCTGCCATGACATCATCGAGAGCGTGACAAAGACGGAAAATGGCCTGAGCGTTCTGACGAAGAACGACAAGCGGCTGGTGGTGGACACGGTGATGCTGGCGCTCGGCCGCACGCCGAACACCAAGAACATCGGGCTCGAGGCTGCCGGCGTAGCGGTCAACGAACTTGGTGCCATCGTCGTCGACGAATATTCGCGGACCTCGGTGCCGAACATCTATGCGCTCGGCGATGTCACGGACCGGGTACAGTTGACGCCGGTGGCGATCCACGAGGCCATGTGCTTCATCGAAACCGTCTACAAGAACAATCCGACCCGTCCGGATCACGAACTGATCCCGACCGCCGTCTTCTCGCAGCCGGAGATCGGCACGGTAGGCTTGACGGAAGAGGACGCCGCCAAGCGTTATCCGGAACTCGAAGTCTATCGCGCCCAGTTCCGACCGATGAAGGCGACGCTATCCGGCCGTAACGAGAAGATGATCATGAAGCTGATCGTCAATGCCGCTGATCGCAAGGTGATCGGCGCGCATATTCTCGGCCATGATGCCGGCGAGATGGCGCAATTGCTTGGCATTCCTGTGAAGGCCGGCTGCACCAAGGAAGATTTCGACCGCACCATGGCGGTTCACCCCACGGCCTCCGAGGAGCTGGTGACGATGTATACGCCAAGCTATCGCATCCGCAACGGCGAGCGGGTATAA
- a CDS encoding class II 3-deoxy-7-phosphoheptulonate synthase has translation MAENWTPSSWRQKPIQQVPEYPDQAALAATEAQLASYPPLVFAGEARRLKAHLANVAEGNGFLLQGGDCAESFAEHGADTIRDFFRAFLQMAVVLTFGAQLPVVKVGRIAGQFAKPRSSAIETQNGVTLPSYRGDIINGIEFTQEARIPNPERQLMAYRQSAATLNLLRAFAMGGYANLENVHKWMLGFVKDSPQGERYRKLADRISETMDFMKAIGITAENNPSLRETDFFTSHEALLLGYEEAFTRVDSTSGDWYATSGHMIWIGDRTRQADHAHVEYFRGIKNPLGLKCGPSLQADDLLNLIDILNPTNEAGRLTLICRFGHDKVADNLPRLIRAVEREGRKVVWSCDPMHGNTITLNNYKTRPFERVLSEVESFFQIHRAEGTHPGGIHIEMTGKDVTECTGGARAVTADDLQDRYHTHCDPRLNADQALELAFLLAERMKGGRDEKRLRALG, from the coding sequence ATGGCAGAAAATTGGACACCGAGCAGTTGGCGGCAAAAACCGATCCAGCAGGTGCCGGAATATCCGGATCAGGCAGCGCTGGCGGCCACGGAAGCGCAGCTCGCAAGCTATCCGCCGCTCGTTTTTGCCGGTGAAGCTCGTCGCCTGAAAGCGCATCTTGCCAATGTTGCCGAAGGCAATGGTTTCCTGTTGCAGGGCGGCGACTGCGCCGAAAGCTTTGCCGAGCATGGCGCCGACACGATACGCGATTTCTTCCGCGCGTTCCTGCAGATGGCCGTCGTCCTGACGTTCGGTGCTCAACTGCCTGTCGTAAAGGTCGGCCGCATTGCCGGTCAGTTCGCCAAGCCGCGCTCTTCGGCCATCGAAACCCAAAACGGCGTGACGTTGCCGAGCTACCGCGGCGACATCATCAACGGCATCGAGTTCACTCAGGAAGCGCGTATCCCCAATCCGGAGCGCCAGCTGATGGCTTATCGCCAGTCGGCCGCGACGCTCAACCTGCTGCGCGCGTTCGCCATGGGCGGCTATGCCAACCTCGAGAACGTGCACAAGTGGATGCTCGGTTTCGTTAAGGATAGCCCGCAGGGCGAGCGCTACCGCAAGCTCGCGGACCGCATCAGCGAGACCATGGATTTCATGAAGGCGATCGGCATCACCGCCGAAAACAATCCGAGCCTGCGCGAGACCGATTTCTTCACCAGCCATGAAGCGCTGCTGCTCGGCTATGAGGAAGCGTTCACGCGCGTCGACTCCACTTCGGGCGACTGGTACGCCACCTCCGGTCACATGATCTGGATCGGCGACCGCACGCGCCAGGCCGACCATGCGCATGTGGAGTATTTCCGCGGCATCAAAAATCCGCTCGGTCTGAAGTGTGGTCCTTCACTGCAGGCTGACGATTTGCTGAACCTCATCGACATCCTGAACCCGACCAACGAAGCCGGCCGCCTGACGCTGATCTGCCGTTTCGGCCACGACAAGGTCGCCGACAATCTGCCGCGCCTCATTCGTGCGGTCGAGCGCGAAGGCCGCAAAGTCGTCTGGTCCTGCGATCCGATGCATGGCAACACGATCACGCTCAACAACTACAAGACCCGGCCGTTCGAGCGCGTCCTGTCGGAAGTAGAAAGCTTCTTCCAGATTCACCGCGCCGAGGGCACGCATCCAGGCGGCATCCATATCGAGATGACCGGCAAGGACGTGACGGAATGCACGGGCGGCGCCCGTGCCGTCACGGCCGACGACCTGCAGGATCGCTACCATACGCATTGTGACCCGCGCCTCAATGCCGATCAGGCCTTGGAACTTGCCTTCCTGCTCGCCGAACGCATGAAGGGCGGTCGGGACGAGAAGCGCTTGCGCGCACTCGGCTGA